The following is a genomic window from Streptomyces lincolnensis.
CCCGGTGCCAGGTGCCGCAGCGCCGCCCGGCCCGCCTCGGCCGGCACGTCCAGGACGTCGAAGCGCAGGCCCACGCGAAGCCGGAGCGGCGTTCCCGGTGATCCGGGCACTGTCTCCCAGCCGAGTTCGTTCTCGTACCAGTGGCGGACCCGATCGTCGGCCTCCTGGTGGTCCTGGTGTTCGAGCGGGCGGCGGGGGAGCGGGACCGAGGCGACACCTGCGACGACCGGGGGGAGGGCTCCAGACATGCCAAGTGCAACAGCCGAAGCGGCGTCCGAGTTACGCTGGGTGTTCTCACGAATGCGCACAGTGTCGAACAAGGGGACGTGCGGGGGTGTGGGGCGGTGCAAGGTTGTTCGCCCATAGCGGAGGGAACGGGGGCGCGCGGCATGGAGTGTCCGTCCCAGCGGGTAAGACATCCCTAGTGGGAGGGGGCGACACGCAGGACAGGACGTCTCACGTTCGCCATCGGCGTACTGATGGTGAGGGTAACTGCCTGGCCTGCGGGAACATCGTCTCGCACCATCGGGTTGGAGCAGATGTCGGCGTCACGGGTCAGGAGGCCATCGACGGTGTCGGCAGTTGGAATGAGCGGTCCCCGCTTGCGGGACTAAGCTGCGGAAGGACAGGGAGGGGAAGTTCCCCCCACTGCCTGACCGCTCTGAGGAGCGATTAACGATGTTCGAGAGGTTCACCGACCGCGCGCGGCGGGTTGTCGTCCTGGCTCAGGAAGAAGCCCGGATGCTCAACCACAACTACATCGGCACCGAGCACATCCTCCTGGGCCTGATCCACGAGGGTGAGGGTGTCGCCGCCAAGGCCCTTGAGAGCCTCGGGATTTCGCTCGAGGCGGTCCGCCAGCAGGTGGAGGAGATCATCGGGCAGGGGCAGCAGGCCCCGTCCGGGCACATCCCCTTCACCCCCCGTGCCAAGAAGGTCCTGGAGCTGTCGCTCCGAGAGGCTCTTCAGCTGGGCCACAACTACATCGGCACGGAGCACATCCTGCTCGGCCTGATCCGTGAGGGCGAGGGCGTCGCCGCCCAGGTCCTGGTCAAGCTGGGCGCAGATCTCAACCGGGTGCGGCAGCAGGTCATCCAGCTGCTCTCCGGCTACCAGGGCAAGGAGACCGCCACCGCCGGCGGGCCTGCCGAGGGCACCCCCTCGACGTCCCTGGTCCTCGACCAGTTCGGCCGGAACCTCACCCAGGCCGCTCGGGAGTCCAAGCTCGACCCGGTCATCGGGCGCGAGAAGGAGATCGAGCGGGTCATGCAGGTGCTGTCCCGCCGTACCAAGAACAACCCGGTCCTGATCGGTGAGCCCGGCGTCGGCAAGACCGCCGTCGTCGAGGGTCTCGCCCAGGCCATCGTCAAGGGTGAGGTGCCCGAGACCCTCAAGGACAAGCACCTCTACACCCTGGACCTCGGCGCGCTGGTCGCCGGCTCCCGCTACCGCGGTGACTTCGAGGAGCGCCTGAAGAAGGTCCTCAAGGAGATCCGCACCCGCGGCGACATCATCCTGTTCATCGACGAGCTGCACACGCTGGTCGGTGCGGGTGCCGCCGAGGGCGCCATCGACGCCGCTTCGATCCTGAAGCCGATGCTGGCCCGTGGTGAGCTCCAGACCATCGGTGCCACCACGCTGGACGAGTACCGCAAGCACCTGGAGAAGGACGCGGCTCTCGAGCGCCGCTTCCAGCCCATCCAGGTCGCGGAGCCGTCGCTGCCGCACACGATCGAGATCCTCAAGGGTCTGCGCGACCGGTACGAGGCGCACCACCGGGTCTCCATCACGGACGAGGCGCTGGTCCAGGCCGCCACCCTGGCCGACCGGTACATCTCGGACCGCTTCCTGCCGGACAAGGCGATCGACCTGATCGACGAGGCCGGTTCCCGGATGCGGATCCGCCGGATGACCGCGCCGCCGGACCTGCGCGAGTTCGACGAGAAGATCGCCGGTGTCCGCCGGGACAAGGAGTCCGCGATCGACTCGCAGGACTTCGAGAAGGCCGCCTCCCTGCGCGACAAGGAGAAGCAGCTCCTGGCCGCCAAGGCCAAGCGGGAGAAGGAGTGGAAGGCCGGCGACATGGACGTCGTCGCCGAGGTCGACGGCGAGCTGATCGCCGAGGTCCTCGCGACCGCCACCGGCATCCCGG
Proteins encoded in this region:
- a CDS encoding ATP-dependent Clp protease ATP-binding subunit, with translation MFERFTDRARRVVVLAQEEARMLNHNYIGTEHILLGLIHEGEGVAAKALESLGISLEAVRQQVEEIIGQGQQAPSGHIPFTPRAKKVLELSLREALQLGHNYIGTEHILLGLIREGEGVAAQVLVKLGADLNRVRQQVIQLLSGYQGKETATAGGPAEGTPSTSLVLDQFGRNLTQAARESKLDPVIGREKEIERVMQVLSRRTKNNPVLIGEPGVGKTAVVEGLAQAIVKGEVPETLKDKHLYTLDLGALVAGSRYRGDFEERLKKVLKEIRTRGDIILFIDELHTLVGAGAAEGAIDAASILKPMLARGELQTIGATTLDEYRKHLEKDAALERRFQPIQVAEPSLPHTIEILKGLRDRYEAHHRVSITDEALVQAATLADRYISDRFLPDKAIDLIDEAGSRMRIRRMTAPPDLREFDEKIAGVRRDKESAIDSQDFEKAASLRDKEKQLLAAKAKREKEWKAGDMDVVAEVDGELIAEVLATATGIPVFKLTEEESSRLLRMEDELHKRVIGQVDAVKALSKAIRRTRAGLKDPKRPGGSFIFAGPSGVGKTELSKALAEFLFGDEDALISLDMSEFSEKHTVSRLFGSPPGYVGYEEGGQLTEKVRRKPFSVVLFDEVEKAHPDIFNSLLQILEDGRLTDSQGRVVDFKNTVIIMTTNLGTRDISKGFNLGFAASGDKKTNYERMKNKVSDELKQHFRPEFLNRVDDVVVFPQLTQDDILKIVDLMVGKVDERLKDRDMGIELSQSAKELLSKKGYDPVLGARPLRRTIQREVEDTLSEKILFGELRPGHIVVVDTEGEGETQTFTFRGEEKAALPDVPPIEQAAGGAGPNLSKEA